A single Lolium perenne isolate Kyuss_39 chromosome 6, Kyuss_2.0, whole genome shotgun sequence DNA region contains:
- the LOC127321025 gene encoding exosome complex component RRP4 homolog produces MSARDLHLRLSQAQRVRLEAALHELHTLNPAAAAAAVNVADNIPVNHEDSILKGHGTSDRDGEVVATLCGVVERVQSLVSVRTLRARYKPEIGDIIVGRVSEIAPKRWRLEINFSQGAVLMLSSVNLPDGVQRRRTAVDELNMRSIFAENDVVCAEVRGYLPDGSLELHASSQKYGKLQRGQLLTVPAYLVKQWNQHFHHLKQYNVDLILGCNGFIWVGEHVVVAENTDVKEDQQKLAMEADNFTPIETRTHICRLANAVRVLSALGFTLTVELIIQTAEASLPSTVEINEMLGAEFYVQTAEREAKRRASSLRKMNGAS; encoded by the exons ATGAGCGCGAGAGACCTCCACCTCCGGCTGAGCCAGGCCCAGAGGGTCCGCCTCGAGGCCGCGCTCCACGAGCTCCACACCCTcaaccccgccgccgccgccgccgccgtcaacgtcGCGGACAACATCCCCGTCAACCACGAGGACAGCATCCTCAA AGGGCATGGTACGTCGGATCGGGACGGGGAGGTTGTGGCCACGCTGTGCGGCGTGGTGGAGCGGGTCCAGAGTCTCGTCAGCGTGCGGACGCTCCGGGCAAG GTATAAGCCAGAGATTGGGGATATCATTGTTGGCCGTGTCAGTGAG ATTGCTCCTAAGCGCTGGAGGTTGGAGATAAACTTTAGCCAAGGTGCTGTTTTGATGCTTTCTTCTGTGAATTTGCCAGATGGAGTCCAG AGAAGGAGAACCGCTGTTGATGAGCTTAATATGCGGAGTATATTTGCAGAAAATGATGTTGTCTGT GCTGAAGTTCGTGGATACCTACCTGATGGTTCTCTTGAGCTACATGCAAGTAGTCAAAAATATGGAAAG CTTCAGAGGGGTCAATTGCTCACGGTACCTGCATATTTGGTAAAACAGTGGAATCAGCATTTCCATCATCTTAAGCAATATAACGTGGACTTGATTCTTGGCTGCAATGGTTTCATCTGGGTTGGTGAGCATGTCGTGGTGGCTGAAAATACAGATGTGAAGGAAGATCAACAGAAGTTGGCCATGGAAGCAGATAACTTTACCCCAATAGAAACTAGAACACATATTTGCCGGCTTGCCAATGCTGTTCGAGTGCTTTCAGCCCTTGGATTCACTCTGACCGTTGAACTGATAATTCAAACCGCTGAAGCAAGTCTACCATCAACTGTCGAGATAAACGAAATGCTCGGAGCTGAATTTTATGTCCAGACTGCAGAGAGAGAGGCTAAGCGTCGAGCTAGTTCCTTGAGGAAGATGAATGGGGCATCGTAA